tcggaggaggaggaggaggggaggtACCGCCGCTtagggcggcgcgtgtgagagtGTGAATAGGTTTGGAGGCGGCCTTGGGCCATGTaggggtggaggaggaagaaaaggagaggaTTTGGgcagcggtggcgtgctacgcgccggttttagAATCGGTGCgtggccccacgcgctgccaaaGTGAGTGGCGcatgagcgccacgcgcggtctGCCGGAGGTGGTGCGTGAATAGtttttttgaaacaataaatttgtaaatttatttttacgtgcgGTGAAtataaaaagtgatttacgtactgtaaatgtaaatttattttacgtacggtaaatataaatataaattacgttcagtaaatgtaaaagtaatttcagaagggtaaattggtcattattatttactgaaacagtaTTTACGAATGAATAGTATGCTTACGTACaataatacgtaaacagtatgtactcataCAGGAATACGCAATTGagatgtatttgtacagtaatacgtgaatagtaaatactggAATAGTAActctgtgaacagtaaattcgtaaaaccagaaattgcttaacagtaacatattattactgtttcggcatttaaggtttacgtaacgcttctaaattcttttcttatcttttcaaggtgatcgataattcaagTAAATGAATTACTTTCGAAATcatggaattacgctcgagaattataaggtgagtaaaaatctcacatttacgaatctacccttgcggagattcaagattatgcagaattataaagaataaaatatgacatgtatatgatatagtggaatatatatttgtataaatgataaataggtacatatatatagtttgctatattatttactgtcatgatttcattgtgaatatgtccATTTGGtaatgagatttatatatcgagcatgtgatttgatttgtacaatatgacatgatgattattgtacgcggttttaacattgagtgtTGTTaaaacgagttttgtcttcggacgtgatttaagtcttcggacgagtttttgtcttcggacgtgattgatgtcttcggacgagtttttgtcttcgtacgtgatttatgtcttcagacgagtttttgtcttcggacgtgattgatgtcttcggacgagttttgtctacggacgtgattgatgtcttcggacgagttttgtcttcggacgtgattgatgtcttcggacgagtttttgacttcggaccagtcttcggacgtgttggcatgtcggaacctagcctttggccgggcgaaagttacgatacagttagagctctagtctgtctaccggagtactgcatgtgaggtaacagatgggttatagGCTCATGAgtctcatatttttggatgttgggtagcaggaggttgcccaatgtcggtgGTGTACTACataaggggtaacagaggtgtacccgCGCTCAAGAGTACCCatgttataaatgcatttgggtaaacagaggggttgcctaatttctcatgagcaatttcattttcatatttttggacaaccagatgggttgtccattgactcatgagtgcatttataatttatgttttgtgatgtttcgtatatattgatatgcgagttatattgtcgttttactcatacgagctgcaaagcttatcggatttgtgtttacaatcctagtgcacctattcgatggtgtaggggataactccgcaggtgtggattactggaaatcgacggaccgctcaggGGACTTGAAGTCATTTATttccatcttgtggtgaggattttgtgtggattCCTGGTGAGGATTTTTGTGagaattatacatttccatttgttataatgtcgaattataaattttggtttgtaattatcggtttaactgagttgtattttgaaatcagagatgatccgctgtgacatttaaatgatttctattcattgagattgttttagtgtttttcatgacttcgaaatttgagtttcatactcgaaattttgggatcGTGACAGTTTTATTCTTAACCAAAGTTTTTAATCTATCTTTAGATAAATGTCCTAATCTATTGTGCCAAAGATATGCATATTTATCATTGTATAAGGTTCTTTTGGTTCCTGCAATTTGTTGTTTATGGTGTTTTGATTGTTTTCAATTGCATAAATATCACTATTTCCAGTAACAGTACAATTGAGCTGTAAATAATCTCGATTAAAAACATCACAATCAATATAATCTGAACcttgaaaaaaattattccTGAAATATCAATGATTCCTACAACCAATTTTGATtgataaataaatagaaagcAAATTCCTACTACGAGAAGGTATAAAATGGACATTATCTAAAAACAACAATTTTCCTAAgccaaaatttaaaaataaacttCCCATAGACTTGACCGAGACCTTCATGCCATTTGCCACACAGACTATGTCTTCATGTTTCTTTGTTGCCCTCCTCTTTAGCAAACCCTGTAATGAATTTGTGAGCCAGAGTAACAAAAATGAATTAGGTTCAATGTCAATGAAGTTTGCTTCTAAAACAAATGCAGTTTTATCAAAATATTGAAGATTTAGCATGGCCTAAAACAGAACTGTAATCAAAAGATGAGTTAGAAATAGTACCCTTCTTTAGCATCCACTTTTTGAATCCATCACACTGTTTTTTGACATGTCCAAACTTCTTGCAAAAGAAgcattttattttctgcagcTTGGTGTCAAATATCTTCTTGTCCTTTTTGATGTCCTTTTTTGGCTTCAAAAAATTATGTCTTGCTCTTGTACTTCTCAACCTTCTTAGACTTTTCAACTGCATTGACACAGGTAGCtggcttcttctccttcttgatCCTATCTTGCTCATCAACATAAATAGAGATAAGTTCAACAACCTCCCATTATTCTTTCTGAGCATTGTAGTTGCTCCTAAGATTGCTGAAATCATTTGGAAGAGACTCCAAAGCAATGTGCACCACCTGTGCATTATTGACACCCATGTTGAGCTCCTTCAGTTGGTTGTTGATGTCATAGAGCATTGTGAAGACAAAGAGCGAACTGTGTTCCATTCTCGGTTAGAAGGtgaaagaggagagagaggagagagatagAAAAGTGAAAAGAGAGTCATTGTTTTCTTAATCTTTATTGTGTACCCAACATTAAAATAGTGGAAGAATGTGTTTCTGTTTAGTGGATGTAGGCAAAACGTTTGCTAAACCACCTTAAATTTGTGTTattgtgttcttttctttgtggctgtttctcttggtttgaTGTGCCTATTCTGGTTCTCTGACACTCTTATTGACCGATTCACGACACGGTCGGCGCCTACAGAAACCTCAGGAAAAATAGCGTATTGCAACACCTTATCTATTAAGAGCATGTCAGAGAGTTCCCTTTGTATCTTCTTTGCCACCATTGCAACTTTGCGCGGCTTTGCCATGCACCTAATACTGTCAAGTAGAGCCGCATGATGGTTTTCTGGGGTGAATCTAGGCCGTTGGTTTATGGGTCTGAATTGGGAACCTTGATGATGGATCCATGTTTTTTCATATTGTTGTTTCATCTCAAGGCATGCTTTTTTAAAGATTGATTTTTTAAGGCataatttttttgtatgaCTGTGTTTAATACAAATGGTATTTCAGtcaaaacaatatttagtGATTCTCTGATGTGTTCAGAAAAATAAGGTGGTGTTCGGTAACATTTTCATacctatattttttatttttaaaaatgaaaataaggtgagaatgtgtttgttaaaatatttctcaattttgttttaaaaaagtgaaaacatgattttttttttgattttaaGACTTATTTTTGAAAACTATTTTCAGAAAAGAGGGCCTAAaatttcccaaaaaaaaagaaaaagaaaaaagaagggcCTAAGTGTCTTTTAAAACGAAAAATTGAATGTAGAGTCGTGGCCAAATCAAACGGCAGTGTCGagtagagaaaaagaaaaggcagAGAGAAGGGGGGCATTCGTTGTCCAAAAATCTAAGAGCTGAATGAGATTCCGGAGTATCCAGAGTAGACTCCCATTTCTCATCTCTCCCAAATTCAAAAACACCAAACTCTAGAGAGGACCAAGTTCATCCCTCGTGCCCTTTCCTTCAGCTTCAGTAACCAAATGGGAAGCCGAAAGGAGGAAGAGCGAAACGAGAAGATCATTCGAGGTCTCATGAAGCTCCCTCCCAATCGAAGATGCATCAACTGTAACAGCCTGGTACATGCACACtcactcccccccccccccccccccttatctctctctctctctctcttaatcTTTGGTTTTGAATGCTTGTACTACTTACTCTACAGGGTCCTCAGTATGTGTGCCCCAACTTCTGGACTTTTGTTTGCACCACTTGTAGTGGCATACAGTAAGCTATCCCTAACTCCTGTTCTTTGCCTCTTACTATTGTTGCtctactttatttttttgattttttttttgattagTGATTTAGTGTCTAAGGCCATTTAAGCTGGGTACAAACTTGGAAGGTTTTATGTCATTTTATAAAAGGTCCCACTTTTTCTAATCCCATGTGGAGTTTGGTAAATTACTGCAAAATTGGAACTTGTTGCACATTACGAATTAACTGTGTATTGGTTCGAACGTGAATTAATCGCCTTTTATTATTTACTTTGGTATCGCCACTGCAAGGGAGGATTAAAATGTATGGTATGCTTACTTTGGCAAAAACCATCAATTAGCTTGTAAAGTGGATACAGAGGTTATGACTGTGATAATTTTATTGTAATAGTAAGGAGTTTATCAATTAATGGGAAACTATTTATGATCTTTTGCTTAGAGTCAGTTCTTATATTTGATCTAAAACAGTTctacctgttttttttttcggtcaCAGTTATGCCTGTCACTCTCCTATTGACCGAAAATTTAAAAAGTTTGGTGCTATTGAGCTATATATTTTAGATCCATATTtcattttccctccctactgaGCATCCATATGGTATTTTACAGTCGTGAATTCACTCATCGGGTGAAGTCAGTGTCGATGTCTAAGTTTACATCACAAGAAGTCGAGGCACTTGAAAATGGTGGTAATCAGGTACATTccatattctctctctctctctctctctctctctctctctctctctctctctcttcggaGGAGTCTTATTTGAATTCTGATGAGCCGCTCCTCATTCTTTTCAGCGGGCAAGGGAAATATATTTGAAAGATTGGGACCTTCAAAGGCAGCGGTTTCCTGACAGCAggtgaaatatatatgattttattgcTATCCTGAAATGAGCAAGTGCATATCCAGGCACagattttcatttcatattttcttcttgCAGTAAGGTTGATAAAATACGTGAGTTCATAAAAAGTGTATATGTCGATAGAAAATATGCTGGAGGAAGAACCTTGGAAAAGCCTCCAAGAGATATGCAGGTGGGATGATTATAAAGCAAAAGCATATACATATTATATTACTGCAGATAATATAGTTTTGAACTGATAATATTTCTGCTTTGTTGCCCAAATATATATCTCCTTTCATGGAATGAGGAAAAATAggtcaaaattgaaaaaaaatttctttgtTGTTAAGCTTGACTATTGGTTTGGGTGGATTATGATATCTTCTGTGGCCATTCCTCCTCTTCTGTTCTTATTTCATTCGTATAAGAAATTAAATAACAACTCTTGTCTTTGATTGGAAGGTTTAGATGCTcatcaaaagaaacaaacaattaGTGATAATTATATGCAGAAATTTCTTTATGTGGCTCCTAATTGTTGGATTTGGTGTAGAGTATGAACCTAACATTTACTATCCTTTACAGAACCATAAAATCCGTGAAGATGAGACAAGACGTGCCAGTTCATATCATTCTTATTCTCAAAGTCCACCCTATGATTATCAGTATGAAGATCGAAGATATGGGAAGCAAGCTGCTGCCCTAACCAGGAAGCCTGGTTCTGATCGAGGTCGATATGAAGGAAAAATCTCCAATTTTGGTTATAGTGATGGTCGCTTAAGTGAACAAATGTACGAGGATAGATTTGAAAATGATGGCTCTGGTTCCAGAGTTTCAGATTTCTCTGTGTCTAGTGGAGGTGATGCATCCAGATCTCGAGTACAGTCTCCTAATTTTCAGGACACTGGATCTAGCAGTCGATCTTTCCAGCCTTTGCAAAATAATAGCGATGTGAGGTGCCAAGAAAAAAGTACTGTTATGGAGGCAGATGTTAACAGAGATGCAGAGGTGATGCCGATTTCGCAGGTTGTATTCTTGCAGATTTTTCATTTGTTTGTAACATCTGAATGattcttttaaatttattttctgtCTGCTGGTTTAGAAAAATTATCAAGCATATTTCTTGTGGCTTTAGTACATGCAATCCCTTAATTGTTTTTCCTTTAGTGAAGTGCCTTACATATCTATGTATGTAATCCATATGATAACATATAGAGAAGATCCAGAGAGGATCTCTATTTAAGGCTTGCTGATCAGTAGTTGGAACAACCCATTTTAGATTGTCCTCCAAGGTCACCCTGCCAAAAATCCGCTAGATCGTTCGGCATACTATTTTTCTACAGTTTAGATGACCCTACATTTCCGGTTGTGACTGATCATATATGCACTGATAACCTCTTGAAATGAACATACAGCAGTAACGGTTCTGATCAATTACATTGCATAGTGGTCGGAACTGTAGAGGTTCGCAAAACACCATCCTTTTGCAGACGTCTGTTGTTGTTTCGGCTTTTACATGTAGTTGTATTGAATCTTCAAATGGGAATATGAGCACCATACATCTACCATGTCACCTCCCAGGTCATCTTACTAGTTCATACTCAATAATTGGATAAGTATTCCTTTTAAAAGACCTTTTCTTGTGACTCAGTTTAGTTGGTGTCATTGTAGTAATATGGTAATACCTACTTTTTTCAGACATCATTCCATTTTCATTCATGCTTTTCCTTACCGATCTTACATGTTTGTCATTGTTTCTTTGACTTGTCGATATAATTATGCTGATGATCCCCAAACATTTTTAGTGACCTAACATTAGTTTGTTTATACAGAGAACCGTATCCTTGGGAAGTTTTGGCTCAGTGGACAGCTATTCCATGTCTCTGAAGTCATTCAATTCAGGCGGTTCAGTGGATGTTGTCTCTGAACCTGAACAATATGCTCGAGCCCTCCATGAAAAACCGACTTCTTTATCATCTCTTTTTGGAACTTCTGATAGATTGGATCCGTTCAAGGCCCCAGTTCAACCAGAAGAAATCCCTTCTATTGATTTGTTTCAGTTACCAGCAACATCTACATCTCTTTCCAAAGATTCATTTCAACCTTCTGAATTTTCTTCTGCTTTGCCTTTGAATGTATATCAACCTCCTCAGGCATCGACACCTTTGGATTTATTTGCTGATTTTCCTCAGCACCTGTCAACTGCCAAACAAATACAAGAATTTGTCCCTAAAAGTGAAGGATGGGCAACATTTGATACACCTCAGCCCTCAGCTTTTATATCGGGGACTGATAGTAGTATGCCTGCAAGTACAGCTTCCAACGATGGTGCCTTTATTGAAAATTTCGATCTGTTCCCGTCATCAAATACAGGCACGCAGTGGCAATCGTTTGTGAACATTTCTAATCCGTGGAGTGAAATTCCCGATTTTACAGCTCCAAATGATACAGCAAGTACTCAGGTAAGCCTCGTCATGATCAGAACTACACTTCCATCAGATCCTGTTGGGATTTTAAATGTTCATTCAATATCTGAGATTAAGTACTATGAAGAACCGTAAattctttgtttttatatatgtttcttatttttatattttgggaTAATCTCTTCAAAAGATCACGATGGCATTGTGGCTACTGGTGTAACACctcattgtgtatatttttatGGCATAGCTCAATATAGATTATAATCAGGTGGATATTTTGTTTCTAGAGCAGTCATGGAATGCATTTGAAGATTCTATTGGACACCTTCCTTTTGAGGGCACTAAGAAGACTGGTGAACCAATACCAGACGAGCTTTTGTCAGCTGGCAACCAGTATTTGAAAGTCGTTACGTCTGAGGTTTCTGCATGGACCGTATATTTCTTCACATGATTATCTTCCTTTCTGTCAGTCTGTATTTGTCTTTTTGCAGGACTCTATTACAGATGGGATTCAGATAGCTGCCCCCCAAGGTGAACCTCTTGATCCTGGTCTGCCATCACATATCATGGGGCCATCTTACACTCCTCAAGTCATTCCTCATATGGTTTGTAATCTTCAGATTCTTCAGCTTTGTTGGTGTCATTTGGCCAGAGAAATCTACATAGTAATCTATTTTCCTCCATATTCCAGGTTGAACTTAATGCGCATGCCTCTGAGCACAGATCAAATAACCCTTTTGATCTGAATTACAATACAGATCTGGAGCAGAACAGTATGGTGCGTCTCCTTTCCATTATAGTTTATTCTTTCAGCAAATTGTGCCCTCGGTGTCTTTGTTTCATTAATTTTGTAAGTGTGAAAAGTGATTAGCGAGCTACTTTAGAAAGAGGATATAGACATTAATAATAAAGTTTTATGGGATTGAGTTGGAGAAGGAGAAAGTATTCTTTAGTTTAGTGAAAAATACCGTCTATGAGCAAGGAGATGGGAATTTATAACAAAGTATGGGTGGGATGGCTGAGGGTATGTTGAAGATATCCTTGTGGTATGTTCTAATCAAAACCAGTATGGTTACGATGACAATGGGTGAGATGCAAAGCTGAAATCAAGAGATTCAAGTCTAAATCATGTAAAGGACATTTCAGCGGGATTAAATCAATTCTCCCTTTGTCATAAACTGGTAGTGGGGAATGGCAAAAGAGTGAGAGTTTGGGAGCTCTTGGGTGAGCGATGGAGCCGTCAAAAGTTATTTTCCAAGGTTAATTATCATAACTTAAGGGTTGAAAGCTAAGTaggtccgacacggacacgagtgtccgtattggacacgattcgatacgtagacatgacatatagaattttttttggacacggacacgtggtggacacattaattaaataataaatatatatatatatatatataattatttaaaaaaatattttataaatttgaaagtatatagaattttaaatgtatatatatgtcaaagtgtgcattaaaatgatgaaaacataacttgttagaatgactaaggacttgataagtatCTTAGATAAATAAGGTTCGAATCCtaccacaagcattcttatttttattacgagtttctctccttatatatattaaagtgcataaatataccaaaaactgaatttgttggaatggttgagaagttgttgagtgccttggatgaccaaggtttgattctcaccataagcactttcacttttattatgagttggtgcgtgtccgcgtgtccgattCGGATACTCGCGTGTCTGGGCGTGTCCAAagtcagttcgcgtgtccgagcgtgtcaacgcgtgtccgtgtccgtgtttgtgtcggacacgcaatacggtgCCATGAgcacgtgtccgtgctacttaggttGAAAGCCTTTTAGAAGAAATCTAAGCGATTAAGTggtcaatatttttttttacattgtcAAGTGGTGGAGTCTTGATGGAAAAATTGTTTAGTGAGGCCGAAGTGATTGTTGAATAATTTTCTGAGGATCGACATGTTTAAAAAGACTAATGCTTTTATTAAGTGGTAAAAAGGCCAAGACTCTGGAATGTAGGGTGTCAGCTGTAATCTGGTGAATTtggatgcaaaaaaataaataacgtGTGAAGACTGATGGTGTGGAGGTGGAAaagttttggtagagtttttgGTCTAAAACAGTTTTCCCTCAGATATAACTTAGAGATTGTTCTCATCTATTATTTATCCTATAGAACTTTTTGCATAGTATGCTATAGTGTTAACTGAGCAGCCAAAAGAGACTTCAATCTGTCTCTTGATGTGGCGAACTTCTTGTCCACTTCTTTGAACTTTTTGTGTTAGCTAGTCAATAAAAAGCTATTTCTTTTCCAAAAaagtaagaaataaaaacatttgGTAGAGTGATGATATGAGTTATACGGTTAGAGCCCTTTCTGTTTTATTTCCACTACATATTGGATTGGAAGTTTAAAACACAGTTGGGAATTCGCATAATAAACAAACCTGCACATCTAAGTTTCTTTGTCACcacattcttttattttgtctTATGTTTTCACTTATATGATAATTCTTTTATGTGATTCTTGTTAAGGAGAGTAATTTAGGCAATCCACGATTCGGTGAAACTTCAATCGCTTGGTTTTGTTGTGTTAAAGATATTTGCTGTTTATTTGTATTGAATGATCGTTTCCTGTATCTGTAGCTGACTCCATGCTTCATGGAAATACTGTCAGAGTTATAGACATATAGTTGGCCAGTAGAACTTCTAAGGCTGCCCAGTCCTATGATTAAGAGTGTCTTTTTATTTTACGGGAATATAGtgtagaaaagaagaagagaatagGTTGAAAGTGATGTAGATTGATAGTGCTCAATGAGAGCTTTATACATGAGAAGGAATCTGTTTTACATCTATAAATCCTATAATATACATAAAGAAACTTTACAACTTATACACAGCCTATTGTCATCATCAATGACAGATGTTTCCTCCTCAAGTTGGAGAGTGAATGTCTTGCACTCCCAACTTGCGAATCATAGGAATAAAAATGTCTTTCCCCAATGGTTTAGTGAGAACATCAGCTAGTTGATAGGGGGAACTAACATGTCTTGTGACCACAGAACCATCTAAGATTTTGTCTATGATATAATGGCAGTCCATCTCAATGTGTCTCGTTCGCTCATGAAAAACAGGATTGGCCGCAATGTGGAGCGCAGCCTTGTTGTCACATGCTCAAATCCTTAAGTAAACAACGTAACCAAGTCAACTCACAACATGTGCCTGTCATAGCACGATATTCAGCCTCTGTTAAAGATAAAAACACTGTCTTTTGACGCTTAGACTTCCAAGAGACCAAGGAAGACAAAGTATCCAGGTTGTAGATCTCGTTGTGACTGGACATCCTGCCCAATCGGAATCACAATAGGCTCTCAACCTTAAATCATTGATGGAAGAGAAGAATAAACCTTGACCTGGAGCACCTTTCAAGTAACGTACCGCCCTTAGTGCTGTTTCCCAATGAGTCTTTCTAGGTTGATTCATGAACCTACTGAGGACATGGACAACATAGGTAATATCGGGACGGGATACAGTGAGATATATGAGACGGCCAATCAACCTCCTGTATTTTTCAGGGTCTTTGAGCAGATCACTATGCTCTGACAATTTCAAGCCTTTTTCCATGGGAGTATCTGTCGGAGCAGCCCTTAACAATCTTGCATCTTCAATAATCTCCAAGGCATATTTACGTTGACTGATAAAGATACCACGTTTTGAAGTTGAAACTTCGATGCCAAGATCCTTGAGACGAAATTGACTATGCAAGAAAGTCTTAAGTGCAATTGTCTCCAAGTCATTCCCAGTAATCAATATATCATCAACGTAAATCAAAAGTGCAGTAAATgaattctctttcttcttagtGAACAATGAATAATCAGCTTTAGATTGAACATACCCGGCTGTCTTTACTGCATCAGAAAACTTTTCAAACCACTGCCTTGAAGCTTGCTTCAAACCATATAGAGACTTATACAACCGACATACCAGATTCTCCTCCCGTTGTCGCCGAAGACCCGGCAGAGGAGACATAGATTTCCTCTGATAAATCACCATGAAGAAAAGCATTATTCACATCCAGTTGGTGTAATTTCCAATGACGAGCAGCTGCTAAAGCTAAGAGACACCGAACAGTAGTAATTTTAGCAGTAGGGGAAAAAGTCTCTTGATAATCCACACCTTCTAATTGAGTGAAACCCTTTGCAACCAGCCGTGCTTTATAGCATTCAACAGAATGTCTGCTTTATGTTTGATCTTATATACCCAACGACAACCAATGGGAACTTTGCCGGTCGGAAGTGTGGTTAGAGTCCATGTGCCATTAGCCTCGAGGGCTTGCAACTCAAAAAACATAGCTTGCTGCCATTCTAGATGAACAATTGCCTCAGAATAGGTGCGTAGCTCTGTGACATGACTGATCTGAGCCAAGAAAGCCTGATGTGGGGGAAAGCACCGATGGCAAGAGAGATAGCCAGCCAACGGGTAACGAGTTCCTTTAGTTGGACCAGGCAACAAGGAGGATGATGGGTCTAAGTGAGCGGAGCGAACATTGTAAGTGAGGCGGTCCGGTGGGTGCGACGGAGAGAGATGGGTTCAGTGGTGGGTGGGGCAACTGGTGTGGCTGGAACGGGTGGATTTGTTGGCGGAGTCTGGGTGGAGGATTGTGGTGGAGGACGGCGAGAGTATGTGCGGAACAGAGGTGGCGGACGCGGAGGTAATGGCAGGGAAGAGAATGGAGGGGGCGGTGCTGTCGTGGTGGGGCAGGGAGGAGAGGGAGGTGGTGATGAGTCGGGTGATAAGGGTCGGGGTGAAGGAGGTGATTGTGGCTCAGGCATGGACATATCGAACGTGAAGCCATCGagatcaaaggaagaaatgacTGGGTCGGGGTCAGGCACTGGGGCAAAAATTGGGCCGGGTTGGTGGCCCAAAGGGTCCTTGGCTGCATGAGGAAAGATATCTTCATGGAATATGACATCCCGACTGGTAAAAACTTTTTTTGTGGACAAATCATATAGTTTAAAAGCCTTTTGACCGACTGGATACCCAATAAAAATGGATTGAGTAGCGCGTTGGTTGAATTTATGGGAAGGATAAACATTTGTGGCATAAGCGAGACACCAAAAAACACGGAGATGGGAAAAGGAAGGAGGTTTGGAGTAAAGTAGTTCAAACGGAGTTTTGAAAGAGAGAAGTGGTGTGGGTAACCTATTGATGATGTGAACAGCTGTAAGGGCACAATCACCCCAAAATTTTTTGGGAAGATGAGCCTGAAATTTTAATGTCCGAGCAACTTGGATGATATGACGATGCTTACGTTCCACAACCCCATTCTGTTGAGGCATGTAAACGCAAGAATGGTGGAAAACAACTCCATtatcagaaaagaaagaacGGAGTGAGATAaattcaaaccattgtcacTACGAAAAATTTTAATGCAAGAGTCAAATTGTGTAAGAGCATAGTTGAAAAAACGCTTTATGAGAGGTTGTGCTTTATTCTTATGTCGCATTAAAAAAATCCAGGTAAAACGTGAATAGTCATCAATTATTGTGAGAAAATAATGAGCACCAGAAAGTGAAGGATGTCGATAACGACCCCATATGTCACAATGAATAATTTCAAAAGGTTTATTGGAGGAAGTTTTGCTATTATCGAAAAGCAAACGACTCTGCTTTGCCAAAGGATAGATATGGCAAGTTTTATTTGATTGAATGGGAAAATTCAGAAAATGTTTAACAATGAAACCTAAGCATGACGAAGACACATGTCCGAGCCTATTGTGCCAGAGATCAGTTGAGGAAATGGAGAGGTTGCAGGTAGGCTGTTTGGTGGTGGAGGTAGTTTGGTTTGTTGACTTCTCTGTCGCTAATGCCACCAAATAGTATAATCCATCACGTTGTTCACCTAAACCAATC
This genomic interval from Argentina anserina chromosome 1, drPotAnse1.1, whole genome shotgun sequence contains the following:
- the LOC126788441 gene encoding probable ADP-ribosylation factor GTPase-activating protein AGD14, with protein sequence MGSRKEEERNEKIIRGLMKLPPNRRCINCNSLGPQYVCPNFWTFVCTTCSGIHREFTHRVKSVSMSKFTSQEVEALENGGNQRAREIYLKDWDLQRQRFPDSSKVDKIREFIKSVYVDRKYAGGRTLEKPPRDMQNHKIREDETRRASSYHSYSQSPPYDYQYEDRRYGKQAAALTRKPGSDRGRYEGKISNFGYSDGRLSEQMYEDRFENDGSGSRVSDFSVSSGGDASRSRVQSPNFQDTGSSSRSFQPLQNNSDVRCQEKSTVMEADVNRDAEVMPISQRTVSLGSFGSVDSYSMSLKSFNSGGSVDVVSEPEQYARALHEKPTSLSSLFGTSDRLDPFKAPVQPEEIPSIDLFQLPATSTSLSKDSFQPSEFSSALPLNVYQPPQASTPLDLFADFPQHLSTAKQIQEFVPKSEGWATFDTPQPSAFISGTDSSMPASTASNDGAFIENFDLFPSSNTGTQWQSFVNISNPWSEIPDFTAPNDTASTQSWNAFEDSIGHLPFEGTKKTGEPIPDELLSAGNQYLKVVTSEDSITDGIQIAAPQGEPLDPGLPSHIMGPSYTPQVIPHMVELNAHASEHRSNNPFDLNYNTDLEQNSMFLDMSSLEASLPNAQLQSSFVTGVSHPWFRENAVPYIPAAEGGLTYLPGQAQSAQISTVPIQGPVASIGGNPFA